In Cyanobacteriota bacterium, a single window of DNA contains:
- a CDS encoding glycosyltransferase → MSKSPTISVIMPVYNADRYVAQAVESILTQTFADFEFLIVDDGSTDRSLKILRHYAAQDDRIHLTSRPNTGYVIALNEMLRLAKGEFIARMDADDVALPDRFQRQVAFLRQHPEVVCVGGSHDIIDAQGRLLTTLKLPESNEEIQRLALAGHGSICHPCAMIRRSTIIAIGGYNEAMMPAEDLDLWLRLGELGQLANLPEPVLRYRLHMKSVSEQNTMHQRQRAREACEQAWQRRGIVGNFEASDRWRPGTDRASRLFFTLRYGWWAFNSRQRSTAILYGLRAITINPFNLEGWKLLICAIVKPFPKREPTNSLE, encoded by the coding sequence CTTTGCAGACTTTGAGTTTCTGATTGTGGATGATGGCTCCACCGACCGCTCCCTCAAGATTCTGCGTCATTATGCCGCGCAGGACGATCGCATCCACCTGACTAGCCGTCCAAATACAGGCTATGTCATTGCCCTGAATGAAATGCTAAGGTTAGCCAAAGGGGAATTCATTGCCCGCATGGATGCCGATGATGTGGCATTGCCCGATCGTTTCCAGCGTCAGGTGGCATTTCTCCGACAGCATCCTGAAGTAGTCTGTGTTGGCGGCTCTCACGATATTATCGATGCCCAAGGGCGACTACTGACTACACTCAAACTACCAGAGTCAAACGAGGAGATTCAGCGCTTAGCCCTAGCAGGCCATGGCAGCATTTGTCATCCCTGCGCTATGATCCGCCGGTCAACAATCATAGCTATTGGTGGCTACAACGAAGCCATGATGCCTGCAGAAGATTTAGACCTATGGCTGCGTCTGGGTGAACTAGGACAGCTTGCCAACTTGCCAGAGCCAGTGTTGCGCTATCGCCTGCACATGAAATCTGTCAGTGAACAAAACACTATGCACCAACGGCAGCGGGCACGAGAAGCTTGTGAACAGGCATGGCAGCGCCGAGGTATAGTAGGCAACTTTGAAGCCTCCGATCGCTGGCGACCGGGTACCGATCGCGCCTCTCGACTATTCTTCACTCTAAGGTATGGCTGGTGGGCGTTTAATAGCCGACAACGGAGCACTGCTATTCTCTATGGTCTGCGGGCAATCACCATCAATCCCTTCAACCTAGAAGGCTGGAAACTATTAATTTGTGCGATCGTCAAACCATTCCCCAAGCGAGAGCCTACTAACTCTTTGGAATAA
- a CDS encoding glycosyltransferase family 2 protein, whose amino-acid sequence MPKPLVSILMPVYNAEKFVAVALTSLLTEQTTPIEVIVVDDGSTDLSIEQVNRLGDDRVHVLYSKHHGIATALNMALSVAQGRIIMRCDADDLYPSGRISDQVEWLSSHPEFGAVCGNFAMVDPRGKLVLTMSCGDEPSEITRELHNGVTRTHLGTYAINADVLKAIGGFRTYFRSGEDIDLQLRIAEVCRVWYQPLVRYHYRLHRTSLTHTMNSGEREFFDTIARTFCHQRRDRGSDDLQQGCPPTAPRSQIVLNANKHIQGLLFGRSWQEHASGRKLKAVVTGLHALWLHPQNLAAWRNVIALILKRTNANTKPSNL is encoded by the coding sequence ATGCCCAAGCCTCTGGTTAGTATTCTGATGCCTGTCTACAATGCAGAAAAATTTGTGGCGGTTGCCTTGACATCACTGTTGACAGAACAAACGACTCCTATAGAGGTGATTGTCGTAGATGATGGCTCAACTGATCTGTCGATTGAGCAGGTTAATCGACTAGGCGACGATCGGGTTCATGTTTTGTATAGCAAGCATCATGGTATAGCAACAGCCTTAAATATGGCTTTGTCTGTAGCACAAGGCAGAATTATAATGCGCTGCGATGCTGACGACCTATATCCCTCTGGACGCATCAGTGACCAAGTTGAGTGGTTATCAAGCCATCCAGAGTTTGGTGCTGTTTGTGGCAATTTTGCTATGGTCGATCCCAGGGGAAAGCTAGTTCTCACTATGAGCTGCGGCGATGAACCATCGGAGATTACCCGTGAGCTACACAATGGTGTAACCCGTACCCATTTGGGCACTTATGCTATTAACGCGGATGTATTGAAAGCAATCGGTGGCTTCCGTACTTACTTTCGATCAGGTGAAGATATTGACCTGCAATTACGCATTGCTGAAGTTTGTCGAGTCTGGTATCAACCTCTTGTACGCTATCACTACCGCTTACACCGCACCTCACTCACTCATACGATGAATAGCGGTGAGCGAGAATTTTTTGACACGATCGCCCGCACATTTTGCCATCAGCGACGAGACAGAGGCAGTGACGACTTACAGCAGGGTTGTCCACCTACAGCACCTCGTAGCCAGATTGTTTTGAATGCTAACAAGCACATTCAAGGTCTATTGTTTGGTCGATCGTGGCAAGAACATGCTAGCGGTAGGAAACTTAAAGCAGTGGTTACTGGTCTACACGCCCTATGGCTACATCCTCAAAATCTAGCCGCATGGAGAAATGTTATTGCCCTGATCTTAAAGCGAACTAATGCCAACACAAAACCGTCAAACCTGTAA